The Mycolicibacterium cosmeticum sequence GCCGGCGCCCCGCTCGTCGATCATCGCCCTGGTGGCGTCGATGATCCGCTTGCGCGCCTCGGCATCGTCGGTCGGTGGCGCGCCGCCCCATCCTTTGCGTCCCACACCCTCGACTCTTCCAGATGGCGACATCGGCGCGCACGCAGCATCACGGGCACTGTCCGTTGTTGACGCACGTCGGTGCCGCGGTCGCCTTGAAGGTCGGTGCCGCGAACGTGGTGGCCGGCATCGACGCGGGCACCTGCGCGGTGGCCGTGGAACCCAGCTTCATGGCCGCCGTGGGGTTGACCAACATGACCGGCACGGTCGGTGACGAGTAGGTGCCGGTGGTCGAGGAATCTCCCGAACCACCGGCCACCGTCGAGCCGGGGGCGCCGCCGTCGACGATGTCGATCAGGAGGCCGACGGCGATCGCCCCGCCGCCGACCACGGCACACACTCTTTTCTGCAGACCCGCCATCGTCGCTCCTCCACGGGATTTGGCATCGGGTGACAGCAGGAACAAAGACGCCCGGGGTATGCGGCATTCCCGAAAAAGGCTGTCTCAGCGGCCTTTACGTGCACCCACAAGGGACAGGCAGCTCACAGTTGGACACACAGGGCTCAGCCGGACAGGCGGCGCGGATCTGGAATCGGCAGGCCGAACAGCAAAAGGCCCGGCCGGTGAGTCGGGTGACTCGCCGGCCAGGCCTCTGGACGATGGAGTTAGTGAGCCGGCTTGCGGTGACGGCGTACGAGAGCGGTCAGCCAGCGAACGTCGAGCAACATGCGATCCGCCTTTCCTTGTTATGCGGTCTTGTGCAGCAGTGGGAGCAGGCGCCGGCGGGCCAGGGTGCCCTCGGCGAAGTGATGCAGCGCCTCGGGAACCGACGCGGTGATCGGGAAGGCGTCGTCGAGGAGCCGCAGGATGTCGAGCACCTGCGGGCTGGCCACCAGGGCCCATTCCACCCCGGCCAGATCGCACTCGTCATCGAGTCCGTACAGCAGGGACACGCCACGGGCGGACAGTCCGGTCACGCCGCTGAGATCCAGCACGAACGGCTTCTCGGTGAGTACCAACTGCCGGACCCGGTGGGTGAGTCGCTCGAAGTTGGCGTCGTCGATGACGCCGGTCAGTGTCGCGACGGTCGCCAGATGGCGGCACTGCGCGCGCAACTGGGCACCGTCACACTCGACCGCCGGATTGCCGTACCGGAATGCGATCGTCATGTTGGGCCTCCCTTCGGTGTCTCTCCACGTCGGTGAACGTGATACCGAAGTTATCCACCGAATTTAAGGTACCTGGGAGTACGCATTAATACTTTGCTAAGAAGTACCCCTGAAGCGCGCGTAAGGGTTTGCTGAGAAAATCGTACACCGTTGTGCGACAACATATTTCGTGAAAATAAGACATTTTCTCAGTAATTGACGCCAACTTACCGTGCAGTAGCCTCAGTTTATTCTCAGTGTCGAAACTGGCCGCCGGTGTAACCGATCCACGGCGAATAATCGGCGATCAACGCCTCCTGTGCAGGGCGTTCCTCCTCGGGCACGTGCTGCAGATTGATCCGCACCCGGTACCAGATCGAGCTCGGCCCGCGCATCCCGTCGACGAGCACATCCACCGGGGCCAGCCGTGCGGCCGCGCCGGGATGGCGGCCACGCCATACGTCGAGCGCCGCCAGCGCCTCGTCGCGGGTCTTGGTCCGGGCGACCTCGATGAGCGGCATGGTTGATTGCCTGCGCCCGTCTTTCGGCGCCTTGCCCCGCTTCTCCATCGGCCCGAGCTGCTCGGCCAGCTCCAGCAGCGGCTCCAGCCCACCTGCGGAATTGTCCATGCCCTCCCACGGATCACCCATCTCGGCGAACCGCGCGGGCACGGTGGCGATGGTGAACGCCTCGGCGCGGCACCCCGCCACCTCGTCCCAGCGCAGCGGCGTCGACACCCGCGCGTCCGGTGTGGCCCGCACCGAGTAAGCCGAGGCGACGGTGCGGTCCTTGGCGTTCTGGTTGAAATCCACGAACACCCGCGCGCCGCGTTCCTCTTTCCACCAGCGTGCGGTGGCCAGGTCGGGGGCGCGCTGCTCCACCACCCTGGCCACCGTCTCGGCGGCCAGCCGGACCTGTTTGAACGGCCAGCGCGGGTGGATGCGGGCATAGATGTGGAAGCCGCGCGACCCCGAGGTCTTCGGCCAGGCCGTCAGCCCGTGATCGGCGAGCACCTCACGGGCCACCTGGGCCACCGCCAGAATCTGCTCCCACTCCACACCAGGCATCGGATCCAGATCGACCCGCAGTTCGTCGGGATGGTCCAGGTCCGCGGCGCGCACCGGGTGCGGATTGAGGTCGACGCAGCCGAGGTTGACGGCCCAGACCAGCCCGGCGGCATCCGTCAGCACGGCCTCCTTCGCCGAGGTGCCGGAGGCGTATTTGAGTTCGGCCACCTCGATCCAGTCGGGCCGTTTCTCCGGGGCCCGTTTCTGGAAGATCGCCTCCTCGGTGATGCCCTTGACGAAGCGCTTCAGGATCATCGGCCGGTCGGCGACACCGCGCAGCGCGCCATCGGCGACGGCCAGGTAGTAGTCGATCAGATCGCGCTTGGTCACCCCGGCGTCGGGGAAAATCACCTTGTCGGGATGGGTGATGGGCACCCGTCGGCCACCCACGTCCAATGCGACCGCGTCGGCCATAGCGCCATCCTAGTTAGCTCTCCGGCTGCGACCTGAGTCACATATTGTGGCCGTATGCCCAGTCTCTTGGACCTGCCTGCGCAGGCGGTGGCGAAAGCCCAGCAGTATTTCGACCGCGGCTCGGCGGAGCTGCATTACGCGCGCAAGATGTTCGAGGCCGGTGCCTTCAAGCTCGAGCCTCCGCAGAACTTCGTCGCCATGCTGGCCGATATCCGGCGCTGGGGCGAATTCGGGATGATCCCGGCGCTCAACGCGCGGCGCTACCCGGACCGGATCGCCGTCATCGACGACGACGGCGCGATCACCTTCGCCGAGCTGGACCAGGCCGCGCACGCGGTGGCCAACGGCCTGCGCACCATGGGCGTCAAAGGCGGCGATGGCGTCGCCCTGCTGATCCGCAACCACCGCTGGTTTCTCATCGCCCTGTACGGCGCGGCCCGGGTCGGTGCCCGCGTCATCCTGCTCAACAGCGAGTTCTCGGGTCCGCAGATCAAGGAGGTCTCCGAGCGCGAAGGCGCCAAGGTCATCGTCTACGACGACGAGTACACCGGCGCGGTGGCGCTGGCCGAACCGCCGCTGGGCAAGTTGCGTGCCCTGCCCACCAACCCCGACAAGCCCGATGAGCCGTCGGGCACCGACGACACGCTGGCCGACCTGATCAAGCGCAGCAGCAAGCAGCCCGCACCCAAGGCCACCAAACACTCCTCGGTGATCATCCTCACCAGCGGCACCACCGGAACGCCCAAGGGTGCCAACCGCAGCACCCCGCCGTCACTGGCGCCCATCGGCGGTGTGCTGTCCCACGTCCCGTTCAAATCCGGTGAGGTCACCTCGCTGCCGGCACCGATGTTCCACGCGCTGGGATTCCTGCACGCCACCATCGCGATGATGTTGGGCACCACCCTGGTGCTGCGCCGGCGCTTCAAACCGGCGACCGTGCTGGCCGATATCGAAAAGCACCAGGTGACCGCGATGGTGGTGGTCCCGGTGATGCTGTCGCGCATCCTCGACGAACTGGAGAAGACCCAGCCCAAGCCCAACCTGTCCAGCCTGCGGATCGTGTTCGTGTCCGGTTCCCAGCTGGGCGCCGAACTGGCCACCCGGGCGCTCAAGGACCTGGGGCCGGTGATCTACAACCTGTACGGCTCCACCGAGATCGCCTTCGCCTCGATCGCGCGGCCCAAGGACCTGTCCGTCAACCCGGCAACGGTCGGCCCGCCGGTCAAGGGCATCACGGTGAAGATCCTCGACGACAACGGGATCGAGGTGCCCCAAGGCGAGGTCGGGCGCATCTTCGTGCGGAACACCTTCCCGTTCGAGGGTTACACCGGCGGGGGCGGCAAGCAGATCATCGACGGCATGTTGTCCTCGGGGGATGTCGGGTACTTCGACGAGAACGGGCTGCTCTACGTGTCCGGCCGCGACGACGAGATGATCGTCTGCGGCGGCGAGAACGTCTTCCCGGCGGAGGTGGAGGACCTCATCAGCGGGCATCCCGAGGTGATCGAGGCGACCGCCCTCGGCGTCGAGGACCAGGAGTTCGGCGCGCGGTTGCGCGCCTTCGTGGTGAAGGCCGAGGGGGCCAGCATCGACGAGGACGCGATCAAGGCGTATGTGAAGGAGAATCTGGCGCGCTACAAGGTGCCCCGCGACGTCGTCTTCCTCGACGAGTTGCCGCGCAACCCGACCGGCAAAATCCTCAAGCGCGAGCTGCGTGAACTGTGATCGCGGAATAGATGTGGGTGCCCACGGGTAGTAACTGCTCGTGAATATCGACCTCTCCGGGAAAACCGCGCTCGTCACCGGCTCCACCCAGGGCATCGGCCTGGCCATCGCCGAAGGCCTGGCCCGCGGCGGGGCGCGGGTGGCGGTCAACGGTCGCACCGCGTCCCGCGTGGACGAGGCCGTGGAACAGTTGCGGACCATCGGCGGTGACGTCTTCGGGGTGGCCGCCGATGTGAGCACCGACGAGGGCGCGGCGCAGCTGCTGGCCGAACTGCCCGAGGTCGACATCCTGGTGAACAACCTGGGCATCTTCGGTGCGGTGCCGGCCCGGGAGGTCACCGACGAACAGTGGCGCACCTACTTCGAGGTGAATGTGCTTGCCGCGGTGCGGCTTATCCGCGCCTACCTGCCGGGCATGACCGAGCGCGGCTGGGGCCGGGCGATCCAGATCGCCAGTGACTCCGCCATCGTGATTCCTGAGGAGATGATCCACTACGGCGTGTCCAAGACCGCCCTGCTGGCGGTGTCACGCGGTTTCGCCAAGGACGCTGCCGGCACCGGGGTTACGGTCAACTCGGTGATCGCCGGGCCCACGCACACCGCCGGGGTGGAGGATTTCGTCTACCAATTGGTGGACAAGAGCCTGCCGTGGGACGAGGCGCAGCGCGAGTTCATGCGCAAGCACCGGCCGCAGTCACTGCTGCAGCGCCTCATCGAACCCGCCGAGATCGCCAACATGGTCACCTATCTGGCGTCGCCGCTGGCGTCGGCCACCACCGGCGGGGCGCTGCGCGTCGACGGCGGATACGTCGACGCGATCCTGCCCTAGGGGTTGTTGACGTAGTAGGACAGGCAGACCGGGTCGTGCCGGCACGCGATGATCGCCCCGGCATCGGGTGCCGAGCCGCGGATCTTGGGCGGCCGCGGGCCGAGATTGCAGTTGACCACATAGGGGTTGAGCGGGACGACACCGTTGACACAAGGCTGCGCCAGCGTGCGATCGGCGTTGTGCTCCGACATCGCGACGACGGCCGCGGGGCCGAGCAGGGCCAGACCCGCGACCGCGGTACAGAGTGCGCGGACGGCGCGATGGTGCGAGGTACTCACTCTCTCAAGCAACGGGTGTCGACGGCGGGCTGATTCCCGTTTGGCCCGTTGTGTCCGAGATCACGCCGTTACGGATCGCGGGGCAGGCCCAGCAGGCGCTCGGCGATGATGTTCAGCTGCACCTCGGTGGTGCCGCCGTAGATCGTGGTCGCCCGGCTGAACAGCAGGTAGTCGGCCCACTTGCCGGTGATCTGATCCTTGTCGCCGATCACGGCGTCGGTGCCGAACGAGGACACCCCGAACTCGGCGTAGCCCTGACCCGTCTTCATCGAGAGCAGTTTGGAGATGGCCGCGGCCGGCATCGGATCACCCCCGGCCAGGGTCAGCAGCGTCGAACGCAGGTTGAGCACCTTGGCGGCGTAGCCCTCGGCGATGAGCTTGCCCGCGTGGTTCTGCTCGATCTGGTCGAAGTGCCCGTCGGCCAAGAACTGCACGAACTGGTCCAGGCTGGCCAGGAACGGGGGCTCGCCGCTGCCGATGGACACCCGCTCGTTGGTCAGCGTGTTGCGGCTGACCTCCCAGCCCCGGTCGACCTCGCCCAGCACCATCGCATCCGGCACGAACACGTCGTCGATGAAGACGGTGTTGAACATGGCGTCGCCGGTCAGTTCGCGCAGCGGCTTCACCTCCACGCCAGGCGATTTCATGTCCAGCAGGAAATAGGTGATGCCATTGTGCTTGGGGGCGCTGGAATTCGTCCTGGCCAGCAGGGCGCCCCACTGCGAATACTGGGCGCCGGTGGTCCAGATCTTCTGCCCGGTGATCCGCCAGCCGCAGTCGACCTTGGTGGCCTTGGTGGTCAGGCTGGCCAGGTCGGACCCGGCACCGGGCTCGGAAAACAGCTGGCACCAGATCATCTCGCCGCGGAAGGTCGGCGGCAGGAACTGCTGTTGCTGCTCGTCGGTGCCGTAGGCGACGATGGACGGGATGATCCACGCCGCGATGCCCATATTGGGACGCGCGACCCGCCCGGTGCTGAACTCCTGCGCGATGATGATCTGTTCGACCGGACCCGCGTCGCGGCCCCACGGCTTGGGCAGGTGCGGCTGCACCCAGCCACCCTCGGCAATCGCGGCGTTGCGTTCCTCGCGCGCAATGGCTTTCAGGGCGGCGACCTCGGCCCGGATCTCCTCACGCAGCTTCTCGGTCTCCGGGTCCAGGTCGATGTCCAGCTTGCGCAGGCCGGTGCTGGTGGCGGTGTCCACCACCAGCTGCGGGTAGTCGGCGGCGCGCCCGAAGCCGGCCGCCAGCACCAGTGCCCGGCGGTAGTACACGTTGGTGTCGTGTTCCCAGGTGAACCCGATACCACCGTGCACCTGGATGCACTCCTGCGCGCAGTGCTGCGCGGCGACCGGGGCCAGCGTTCCCGCGACCGCTGCGGCGAACTCGAAGTGCGAATCCGCTGTACCGCCGGCGAATTCGTCGAGCGCACGGGAGGCGTCCCACACCGCGGCGGTGGCCCGTTCGGTCTCGGCGATCATGCCGGAGCACTTGTGCTTGATGGCCTGGAACTGGCCGATGGGCCGGCCGAACTGTTCCCGGATCTTGGCGTACTCGGTGGCCGTGTCGGTGGCCCAGCGCGCGACACCGACACATTCGGCCGACAGCAGCGTGGTGATGAGCGCACGGGCATGGCCGCGAGTGAGGTTGGAAAGCACCTTGTCCAGGCCGATCTCGACGGCGTTGGCGCGCACATGCGCCACCGGGCGCAGCGGGTCGATGCTGGTGACGGGTTCGATCTCCAGCGCGTGCGCGTCCAGGACCACCCATTCCTCGCTGCTGTCGATCGACACCGGTAGCACCAGCAGCGACGCCTGCGCGGCAGCGGGCACGGCCCGCACCTCGCCGCGGATGGTGAGGGTGTCGTCGTGCCGGGTGGCCGTCAGGCCAGAGTCGATGGCGTAGGCGGCGATGACCGCACCGGAGGCCAGCCCGGTCAGCAGCGTGGACCGCGGGTCGTGGGCCGAGATCAGGGCACCGGCGATGGCCGACGGCACGAACGGGCCGGGGACCGCGCCGTAACCGAACTCGGCCAGCGTGATCGCCAGCTCGAGGATGCCGAAGCCCTGCCCGCCAACCTCTTCGGCGATGTGCACACCGTGCAGCCCTTGCTCGGCGGCGGCCTTCCAATAGCCGGGTGGGTTGGCAATGGGGGTTTCCAGCGCCTCGTGCAGCACCTCGGAGGGGGCGACCTTGGCCACCAGGGACCGGACCGAATCGGCCAGGTCGTTGTGCTCAGGATTGATCGCGATCGGCATGTGCGCCCTTCCCTAATAACCGGTCGGTTGGGACCGAGGTTACCCCCATCGTGACGGGCGCCACTTTCGGGGGCTATCTGACTTCGTTTACCAGGTGTACCAGCGCGGCGCCGTCGCGAAGCCGCCGGCAGTTGTCGACGGCCATCTCCAGATAGCGGCGCATGGTGTCGACGGTGTACCACGTGACATGCGGGGTAACCACGACGTTGTCCAGCGTCAGCAGGGCGGCGTCCGCCGGTACCGGTTCCTCGGCGAAGACGTCCAGCCCGGCCGCGGCCAGGTGACCGGTCCGCAGCGCGTCGACCAGGGCCGGCTCGTCGACGATCGGGCCTCTCGAGGTGTTGACCAGGACCGCACCGGGTTTCATCGCGGCGATCTCGGCGGCACCGAGCAGGTGCCGGGTGTGCTCGTTCAGGGGCAGGTGCAGCGAGACGATATCGCTGGACGCCAGCAGCTCGGGCAGGGTGCGCCAGCCGCGGGTGCCGTCGTCGCGGGTGCTGGTGTGCACCACGTCGGCACCCATGGCCGTGACGATGGCCTCCACCTGTCTGGCGATGTTGCCGTACCCGATCAGCCCGACCGTGCACCCGCCGATATCGCGCACCGTCTCGCCCAGGCTGGGATCCGATGGCCAGCCGCGGCCCGCCCGGGTGGCCCGGTCCAGGATCGGTAGCCGGCGCAGCGCCGCCAGCATCAGCAGCAGGGTGCCCTCGGCGACCGACGGCGCATTGGCCCCCGGCATGTTGGCCACCGCGATGCCCAGTCGGGTGGCGGTGTCCACGTCGATGGTGTTCACGCCGGCACCGAGCTTGTGGACCAGCTCCAGACGCTTGCCCTGCTGCAGATCCGCTCCCGAGATGGGCCGTAGCACATGCCAGATCACCTCGGCATCGGGCAGTTCGCGGTAGAACGTCGCGTCGTCGTCCTCGGCGCACCACCGGATGTCCAGCCAATCAGATTCCGGTGCAACGAAATCCAGTACCCTGGCGCCGGGGGTGAAGTGCGCGAGAACTCTCACCGCGCAGCGCCCGGGAGGGGAATCATCGGCTAGCGCCACCGCTTCGCGATCCATTTGGCGATCGTATCGGCCTGTTCGGTACGGGCGCCCGGGGTGGTGAAGTAGTGATCGGTGTCGATTGAGCACAGCGTCTTGTCCTGGGACGCCAGGGCGGTGTGGATGCGTTGCGCGTCCGACGGATACACCCCGGTGTCCTGGTCGGCATTGATCACCAGGGCCGGGCAGTCGATGAGCGCCAGGTGCGGTTCGGCCCTGGTCTGGGCGTGGCGCAGGCTCCACATGCCGAGCCAGTTGCGCAGCGTGCAGGCCGCCGCGATACCGCGCGCGGATCGGTTGGCGTGCATCGGAACTCCCGCGTAGCACAGGTTTGCCTGGCGCCTGGTCGGTTCCAGCGTGGGGTCCACCATCCTGGGGTCGGCCCAGGTGCGCAGCACCGAGAACGGCCGGTCGCTGAAGCCGGCCGCGCGCACCCGCTTGAGCTCGGCTTCGGCCCAATCGGTGATGGACTCGTTGCGTGCGACCTGTGCCGCGCGATACCGGGTGACGAAGTCCTCGGAGTACGGCGGGCCGTTCTGCTCGTGGAACAGGTCCAGCGCGAGATCGGTGGCCACCGGGTCGTTCTCGTCGACCACCGCGGCATCCATCCAGGCCGTCAACACGTCGGGCCGGCCGGGGTGCGCGGCGCTGGCGACGTAACCGTCGGCCGGCGGCAGGTCCGACACGCCGGCCGCGGGACGCATGCCCTCCAGCGCCGGCCGGACATGGTTGTGCAGCGCCTGCGCCTGATAGGCCGCCATCAGCGATCCGCCGCCGGAATTACCCAGCAGCACCACGGTTTCGATGTTCTGCACCTCCCGCAACCAGCGCACGCCGACCCCGATGTCGACGAGCGCGTGGTCGAGCAGGAAGCTGCTCTCGAAACCGCGGAACCGGGTGTTCCAGCCCAGGAAGCCGATGCCCCTGGTGGCCATGTAGTCGGCGAGATAGTGCTCGGAGAAGTCGATTTGATAGTGCGTGGCGATCATGGCGATCTTGGGCTTCCGCCCGACGCCGCGGTAGTAGAGCCCCTGGCACGGATGACCGCCGGCGCCGGCGCGCAGGGCGGTCGGTGAATCGAGCCCGACGAATTCACGGGTCACGCCGGCTGCTGCGCTCCTGCTCATGGTGCGGCGGTCTCCTCGTGGTAGATCGTCCGGTAGAAGATGTTGGCCAGGGTGGCGATGCAGGCGTCGTCGTCGACGGTGGCCGCGCCGTCGCCACTGAGCTGGGTGTAACAGAACTGGTTCAGCATGGACACCAGTGCCACCGCCACCAGCTGCGGATCGTCGTCGGGGCAGAACCCTTGGCGCTGAGCGTCTTTGACC is a genomic window containing:
- a CDS encoding STAS domain-containing protein — translated: MTIAFRYGNPAVECDGAQLRAQCRHLATVATLTGVIDDANFERLTHRVRQLVLTEKPFVLDLSGVTGLSARGVSLLYGLDDECDLAGVEWALVASPQVLDILRLLDDAFPITASVPEALHHFAEGTLARRRLLPLLHKTA
- the ligD gene encoding non-homologous end-joining DNA ligase; translation: MADAVALDVGGRRVPITHPDKVIFPDAGVTKRDLIDYYLAVADGALRGVADRPMILKRFVKGITEEAIFQKRAPEKRPDWIEVAELKYASGTSAKEAVLTDAAGLVWAVNLGCVDLNPHPVRAADLDHPDELRVDLDPMPGVEWEQILAVAQVAREVLADHGLTAWPKTSGSRGFHIYARIHPRWPFKQVRLAAETVARVVEQRAPDLATARWWKEERGARVFVDFNQNAKDRTVASAYSVRATPDARVSTPLRWDEVAGCRAEAFTIATVPARFAEMGDPWEGMDNSAGGLEPLLELAEQLGPMEKRGKAPKDGRRQSTMPLIEVARTKTRDEALAALDVWRGRHPGAAARLAPVDVLVDGMRGPSSIWYRVRINLQHVPEEERPAQEALIADYSPWIGYTGGQFRH
- the fadD2 gene encoding long-chain-fatty-acid--CoA ligase FadD2, translated to MPSLLDLPAQAVAKAQQYFDRGSAELHYARKMFEAGAFKLEPPQNFVAMLADIRRWGEFGMIPALNARRYPDRIAVIDDDGAITFAELDQAAHAVANGLRTMGVKGGDGVALLIRNHRWFLIALYGAARVGARVILLNSEFSGPQIKEVSEREGAKVIVYDDEYTGAVALAEPPLGKLRALPTNPDKPDEPSGTDDTLADLIKRSSKQPAPKATKHSSVIILTSGTTGTPKGANRSTPPSLAPIGGVLSHVPFKSGEVTSLPAPMFHALGFLHATIAMMLGTTLVLRRRFKPATVLADIEKHQVTAMVVVPVMLSRILDELEKTQPKPNLSSLRIVFVSGSQLGAELATRALKDLGPVIYNLYGSTEIAFASIARPKDLSVNPATVGPPVKGITVKILDDNGIEVPQGEVGRIFVRNTFPFEGYTGGGGKQIIDGMLSSGDVGYFDENGLLYVSGRDDEMIVCGGENVFPAEVEDLISGHPEVIEATALGVEDQEFGARLRAFVVKAEGASIDEDAIKAYVKENLARYKVPRDVVFLDELPRNPTGKILKRELREL
- a CDS encoding SDR family NAD(P)-dependent oxidoreductase, which gives rise to MNIDLSGKTALVTGSTQGIGLAIAEGLARGGARVAVNGRTASRVDEAVEQLRTIGGDVFGVAADVSTDEGAAQLLAELPEVDILVNNLGIFGAVPAREVTDEQWRTYFEVNVLAAVRLIRAYLPGMTERGWGRAIQIASDSAIVIPEEMIHYGVSKTALLAVSRGFAKDAAGTGVTVNSVIAGPTHTAGVEDFVYQLVDKSLPWDEAQREFMRKHRPQSLLQRLIEPAEIANMVTYLASPLASATTGGALRVDGGYVDAILP
- a CDS encoding acyl-CoA dehydrogenase; protein product: MPIAINPEHNDLADSVRSLVAKVAPSEVLHEALETPIANPPGYWKAAAEQGLHGVHIAEEVGGQGFGILELAITLAEFGYGAVPGPFVPSAIAGALISAHDPRSTLLTGLASGAVIAAYAIDSGLTATRHDDTLTIRGEVRAVPAAAQASLLVLPVSIDSSEEWVVLDAHALEIEPVTSIDPLRPVAHVRANAVEIGLDKVLSNLTRGHARALITTLLSAECVGVARWATDTATEYAKIREQFGRPIGQFQAIKHKCSGMIAETERATAAVWDASRALDEFAGGTADSHFEFAAAVAGTLAPVAAQHCAQECIQVHGGIGFTWEHDTNVYYRRALVLAAGFGRAADYPQLVVDTATSTGLRKLDIDLDPETEKLREEIRAEVAALKAIAREERNAAIAEGGWVQPHLPKPWGRDAGPVEQIIIAQEFSTGRVARPNMGIAAWIIPSIVAYGTDEQQQQFLPPTFRGEMIWCQLFSEPGAGSDLASLTTKATKVDCGWRITGQKIWTTGAQYSQWGALLARTNSSAPKHNGITYFLLDMKSPGVEVKPLRELTGDAMFNTVFIDDVFVPDAMVLGEVDRGWEVSRNTLTNERVSIGSGEPPFLASLDQFVQFLADGHFDQIEQNHAGKLIAEGYAAKVLNLRSTLLTLAGGDPMPAAAISKLLSMKTGQGYAEFGVSSFGTDAVIGDKDQITGKWADYLLFSRATTIYGGTTEVQLNIIAERLLGLPRDP
- a CDS encoding 2-hydroxyacid dehydrogenase: MDREAVALADDSPPGRCAVRVLAHFTPGARVLDFVAPESDWLDIRWCAEDDDATFYRELPDAEVIWHVLRPISGADLQQGKRLELVHKLGAGVNTIDVDTATRLGIAVANMPGANAPSVAEGTLLLMLAALRRLPILDRATRAGRGWPSDPSLGETVRDIGGCTVGLIGYGNIARQVEAIVTAMGADVVHTSTRDDGTRGWRTLPELLASSDIVSLHLPLNEHTRHLLGAAEIAAMKPGAVLVNTSRGPIVDEPALVDALRTGHLAAAGLDVFAEEPVPADAALLTLDNVVVTPHVTWYTVDTMRRYLEMAVDNCRRLRDGAALVHLVNEVR
- a CDS encoding alpha/beta hydrolase, which codes for MSRSAAAGVTREFVGLDSPTALRAGAGGHPCQGLYYRGVGRKPKIAMIATHYQIDFSEHYLADYMATRGIGFLGWNTRFRGFESSFLLDHALVDIGVGVRWLREVQNIETVVLLGNSGGGSLMAAYQAQALHNHVRPALEGMRPAAGVSDLPPADGYVASAAHPGRPDVLTAWMDAAVVDENDPVATDLALDLFHEQNGPPYSEDFVTRYRAAQVARNESITDWAEAELKRVRAAGFSDRPFSVLRTWADPRMVDPTLEPTRRQANLCYAGVPMHANRSARGIAAACTLRNWLGMWSLRHAQTRAEPHLALIDCPALVINADQDTGVYPSDAQRIHTALASQDKTLCSIDTDHYFTTPGARTEQADTIAKWIAKRWR